A stretch of DNA from Ciona intestinalis chromosome 8, KH, whole genome shotgun sequence:
GGAAGATGTTGCTGGTTTTTTAATGACAgtttctgtttgttttctgCAGGTGGGAACTCCTCGGTTTTAGATGTTTCAGTAGTAACTTGAACCTCATGGCTTTCAGGATGTGCTGATTTCAAATCACCATTTTGAGGATTTGTTTGTTCTTGATTTTCTGTGGAGTTTTCCTGTTTTTCATGGCCTGGGGGGAAAATAAGTGCTCGCTTCTTCCTGCGTCTTGGGGGTGCCTTCACTGATGGTGGGGGTATATCTGCCATCATTTCTTTAACATCTGTATCTGTTACCATTGAAATTGGCTTATCAACTTTATCTGTGTGTTCTGTTTGGTTGACAATATTTTCAGTTTGTAAAAATGGATTGCTGTCCTCAGTGTCTGTCGTGTGAGCATTAAATTCAACTTTTGTCTTCAGTTCCTTCACCGTTGGTTCATTCGTTTTAAAAGgatttataactttttcttctttatctACTACATTTTCAATACCTGATTTAGTTTCAAATGGATTATGAGAATTGGAAGAGCCCGAAAATGGATTATGAACCGACCCCTCAGTTTCGAAGGGATTTTCATCAGATTTCTCAATTTTAAACGGGTTTCCACCATTAGCATTCTTATCCACAATTACCAAAGCAAAATTTTCGACATTTTCTGTATCTTCCAAAGGGTTTGAGTGACTTTCCGTTTTAGTTTGTTCTGTCACAACAGCACCATTGCTCAATGACTGGTCAATTAAAAATGGGTTCCCACTTTCTTGATTAACCGTTAAAAATGGATTCACAGCCTAGTACCAACCAAGTTGTAaataatatagaatgaaataaaGGGTAGATCAGTTTTTGTGATACACAAAATGCAGGGTAGGGCatgaatattataataaaaatggcTTTAAAGGTAAACGCACCCTAGGAGAAACTTAGTTTAAACTTGTACTGTAAGTTAGTTGTTGACTTAAAGGTAATTGCTTCACCAGGactatattataaacagaaatgtaaacattaaattaaacaatggtATTTGTTCTCAAACAAAGTACAAACAATTTAATGCAGCACTGTAGACAAAGTGGTAAGGTTTTATAACTGTTCATCACAGGAAACTTGCATACCGTttagttaaacaaataaacaatgtgTTAAAACGCAAAAGGATGAGCCCATACCAAGCTCTATTATCTTACAATACTTTACACCGGTACACAAACTTATAAATACTGACAAAAACAAAGTACTGTGAGAATTAATTCCGAATTTTCTAATACCGTTCTATAAtgtgaaataattaaaaccagAAAATCATAAATACAGCTTACCTCATATTTCCCATCATTCTCTGAGTTCATATCAGCACCTGTGGTAAACTCATCTACCAGCGAATGGTTCACATAGGTTCCTGCCCGGGGCTTCACTAATGGCACATGTTCTTCTACAGAGAAAGGGTTCGTATCAACAGGGTTATCTGAAGTCGAAAATGGGTTTGAATTCTCAAAGGGGTTTCGTTCATCTTTATCGTCTTCTCCATCTGATATATCTTCAAATGGGTTTAATTTCCGTTGTGGTTTTGGTGAGGCTGACTGGTTTACATTGGCAGTTGTCCATTTTGACTCCCCATTTACAACATTAGACAGTTTGTTCTGCGCAAGCTTTTGCTGTCGTAACCGATCTTTGTAATCATAAGCGGGCAAATCTGCCTCTGCAGGACTCTCATCTTCAGACACTGATTTGTCGCTCTGTTGGTTACTGACCAGGTGAACTCCTCTCTCTTTTTCAACCTATAATTAACATATATGACATATAATACATaaagcctatatatatatatatatatatattaatatatacatatttcatTTAATCTCTCACACGTTTTTGGgctaagttttaaataaaaaattaaatttaaaagatacCTTAATCTCATTGTTGATATGCAtaccaaacaaacaatttgCTTAACATGTTATTTCCCAAAGACAAATGCATTTCTTTGGGCATTGTATTAAACAACACAGTCAAAAACTCCACCTGTTTCATGGCAACCATCCCAATTTTATCCGAGTTCTTCCTTACACTTTCCAGAAAGTCCTTTAACTCTTTCATAGAAACATCTTTGATCTCCTCCCTAATCTTTGGGATGTTGTTCTTCATGATCTCACAGAAGCGATATTGGAAGATAAGTGGAAGATGTGTGTGCTCTAATTGTTCCAAGGTCTTCAATGCAGAGTAATATctgaaaataatatatttttaaacctgaATTGCATCATCATTGCATTCAAGTTGGAGCTGACCTCCACGATCAACATCCGCAGTGGGCAAACTCACTACCAAACTTTAGAAATTAGTAGTTAGTTACCTTCCAGCTTTCATTTGTTCACACATCTTGGCATACATCTGCAGCACAGGTAAGCACATGGATAACTTCTCAATAGCAGAAGCTACATTTCGTTGCTGCAACTGACATTGAATCAGGTCGTCACTTTTTCTTGCAACTTCTTTACCAGATTCTTGCAACTCTTTGTTGATAATCAGTGTTTGGTTCTGCATGGaatgtaagtaaaaaaaattgaagatGTGTGGTAGTTAATAAGTATTACTTACTGAAGATCAGTAGCCAATTGTATTACTACTTATGTGATTTCAGGATTTGTGAATTTGCAAAATGATTGCTTTTAAAGGACGTTTTTATATGAAGAATGCCCGATACCCTTTGAAAGTATGCTCTTAGAATATATCTAAACAGATACCAATTAGCAACTAACCCATGACTATTACCAAAGCTAAACTCTTTCTGCAACAAGACTATTCCAATATACCAAcatgtaaatgtaacttacttttaatCTCTCTGCATCACTTCTAACATTTATAAGTTCTGTAATTGATTCAATGAAGCCTTGGTAATGAAAGTTACACATCCTCTCAATGTCTCGGTCATGTTGCTTAATTCTACAATCAAGCCGATCCAAAAACTTTGCGTGGTCATTTCCTTCATACACAGCCCTGcggataaaacaaattaaattaatttaacttgGTAACATAGGTAAATCCACCAGCCTATTGTGTTATATACCAGAGGATTCTTCACCGGTGCCAAagctaacccagaggttataggttcaagactcgtcgctactaccattgtgggcgtatgtgtccttgggcaagacacttaaccacaattgctacaacccagtgtcactaatgggttgtccaaattgacagacatatacaataaacaccactcacaaagttacatgggtagtaagtaacttgtaagtaagcatgaggtgtataaaagggtaatactgccgctttgaaaatgcgcgaaattgtgctgcgtcaccgtattttccacacgagCCATCATGGATTAAACAAAGGtaagattattacgtcatagaatgcggATTACCACGTTTGATTTTAACGTTACAGATTACgtaatttgttagttttttggAGGATTTATGGGTTGGGggttaaaagtaaaagttaGGGTTGGGATAAGGGTTGGGGCTTGGGGCTTTTCCTAGCATAAAACAGTGcgaaaaacaagattataacGTGCTGTAACGTTCGTAATATGTTACTACTGTGAGGTAACatatcgctattgtgacgtaacatatcgTTAACCATACACAAGTCAggcgaattacggtgacaCAGCATGTTTTTccacattttcaaagttagtTTTAGACACGATCGCccgactttaaaaaaaaaaaattagacagcgggtatcagggagacacaaggaacattttgaaaccaaaattttcactggtcaccagcggcagtattaccgtataaaagaaaacatccgtgttataacaactgttgttgtacCATCGTGCGAGGAAAaagcaagtaacattcatttatacttTTAAGTTGAAAGTTACATAATGTAGGAGTAAAAGAACAACATTCACAGTATTTACCATGGCCATTGTAGTATAGTGTAAAAATAGCATGATTAAGCAACCATATTCAATACATTTTATGTTACACTAAACAGTAACATACTTTGGACTCTACActttacaataacaaaacacTCAACAGCATATTCTAAGGTTAGGTTTACTAGTTTCTTTCAGATTTCAACAAACTCAGTTTGATCACCAAACAAACCTTAATGAGGCACCAATAAAGGCGGTATCTGTTGTTTCTATTTCGTTTAATATTCGCTCATGCTCTCGGTCAGTTTTGGTTTCTTGCTCGGTTGAAGTTTCGGTTTTATCTACTGTGCCATCCGTGAATACCAAGGACGCCATTACCTGTTTGTCTCGGccgtttttctttttcacatTTGTTTGCTACAGTTCAGGGCACTAAACTGCCAGCATTTTTACTGTCTTATGTTTGAACCAATCTTACTTAAACTTCTGGTACACTTTGTGTAATAAGCggtcaaaacaaaaaataatgtatcAGTCGCGGTTGTTTCGCCACTGAACCAGCTGCCCTTTACGGAAAATCCGAATATCGAAAATGTAATAAGTGCGTTAAACATTTTACGTGCcgtaattaatataaaagcatgaactatttaaatttcaaaacataaatcaCTATATACTATTGTCTACTATCTACCTcacctttaaaacaaattttcattgGTAAACCACGGTATTTTCGACAAATAGTTCTACGACTATGGTTGtcagaaaaacataaaatttatggGGAGTAGGCGTCCAAATTTTACCTTAAAACTGGACCCAAAAAGAAACCGCTTTCTATTTCTTGGATAATAATGTCATGGCCATATTCAACTGAATCAATGTCAGCCTTTCCGTATTCGACTTCCATGACCCATGACTGAGTGGGAGCACGTTTCCGATCTTCATTTACTTCCAACTCGTTTTGCTTCAACTCCTCGGCAATTTctaataaatatgtaaatcGCGATTAAACTGATTTACGTCTAAAATCAAGTTATTAAGTAcatattgatttttaaaattacaatactGGCGTTGTCGTCGATAATTTGCGGATTACCTTGATAATTTAGCTCATCAGAAATTATCGGGACTGCTATCTGCTGATGTGCAATAGTGGTTTCTTCAATCACAGACTTTGAACGTCGCATCCTTTGACCAAATGGATTCATTTTATTAGTCATGGTTCCTTTGCGGGACTTCTTTTTCGGTGAAACTACGTTCGTAGGAGAAGCATCAGCTGCAGTGGTCAGCTTAATCTCTGGCGCGACCTTTACACAAAAAGTAATGTTCAAGATAAAATAGTCGTTCTGCATCTGTGTTTTTGATGTTAAAAAGCACCTGTATTCTTCTATTGCACCTATTGCTACGGTAGCGAAATTACCTTCTTGCTTTTCtcttttgatttaaatattccatCCGTTTCGACCACCGACTGAAAAACTGTACAAAGATTTGATCTTACTTGAAACGTGATataatttcataaatatatataccttcgCCGTCAGTCGGAATGTCAACAGTAACAGGGCTGTTATTTTGCCCCCATAGCGATGAACTCGATGTCGCTCGTTGTATCCTGGAAGCTACACGTTTCATTGTGCTTCTACGTTTGGGAACCTTTGGTGCATTACCCTTTTCGCTTCCATTTCGAGTAGGAGAAGGCCCAAGAGAATCAAATTCGCTGTTTTGCAGTGAATCACTTCCATGTTCCGATATGGCCTCCatcatttaaattatttattaccacCCGTGTTTCTTCATGTTGTAAATTGCATATTCGGTCCGAATTCACTCTAGTTGTATGATTAATTACgcaaattattaataaaaaacagcgAAAATAAAATGCTCTTATGGATCTGTTGGAAAAATACCGCAAGCGTGAAGAATTACGTTTAAACCAATCGACTTTTGCATATGTTCTTTTTGCTcaatttactttaatttcTTGGTAAAAAACTACAAACTGTGTATATTAATTCCTTTCCTAATTTGTCTCCAGTAGTATCATATTTACTTGTTACTATATACAAACAGCCGCTTACCCACGCACTGTTACCTGACGTGTCATCTTAAAAGTTAAGCCACAACTGAGCTTACGCAGTATGAGCAACAAAACGCTATAAAGCAATGATTCCCTCGGCATACAGGAAGTCTATAATTATTTCAAATGAACCCAACACGAACTGTTTTCACGATTTGTACCGCGGTCTCATATGCTGTATGTAATAACTGCTTGAGCTATTTCTACCATCCTTAATTAAGCCAGTTAAATAGACAATTCTGTAGTACTGCCTTTTATGTAGTCTATTTTGCAATATTTCCAGTCGAATATAAACCGACAATGTGAACAATTGACTTTGATTCAGAAACACAACCGCCGGCCAATTGGTTGCATTACATCACTACGCATACActttattgatttaaaatctATATGCAAGCTGATGGGTCCCTGGTTGGTAGGGCCTGGTACTCTTTTCTCTTTGCGTTACTGATTAAGCCATTTCCCCAGAGTATACCTCGATATCAAAAAGCGTAGAAATAAAAAGCATGGCCGTTGCATCTGCCGTACTAACCGCTAAATTACCAATTTAAATCCTAACAGTTTTTGAGCTAAACGTTGCTGTCATACGTTGTTAGTTTATACTAGATTAAAACTTTGAACGCCACAATCTACATTTCCTTTCTCAGACATCATAACACACACGAACGTACAGGCGCACGATTTCGTCATCGCGAAAATTGTGGCAATCATCTGTTTACTCAATGCATGAACCTTGGCCACGGTTTGCTAATCATTaacgttaaaacaacaatcttttaaatggtaaagtttgttataaaaatacattcataTTGTGTGCACTATTAATTACATTctagaaaaatacaaaaaagtctAAAATGTTGTAACGACTAACAGTGGTAAAATATATGGAAGAAATACAACATTAACACAATTAAAGCTAATTACAAACTTTAATTGAACAAATATTCTCTGTTTGTTCTCAGTTCGTGGATTTATCACACTCAAAAATGAGTTAAAAAATAGtctaaaatgtaacaaacctataatatatgataaaGACATTATAATCAGAATATTCCTGCTTTTGATCAGatctttaaattaatgttgCTTTAACTTTGGTCTATCGAtgactgttttaaacattttactgCTGAACACAACTGTGTTGATTTCCCTGAACAcccaaagaaataaaagtaatattgtAACATATTGTACCCAACCCCACTTAATAAGCTCCCAAAACCCAGGCTGATAAATGATGGTCTCGGTTGGGTAATCAATGATAACTTGTATTGTAAAGGGTTGGGTCGCACCACGACCGGATTTCCAAACTGGGTAATTATTTGGGAAAATTGTGGTGATGTTGCGTTGGTTGTAGGACCTAAATATGTTGGTAAGATCATATGTAGAAGCTGAAAGACTTGCAGAGTCTACTATTGAGGTGTTGTACCTCACATCTACCCCTCTGTGTCGCAGCGGAGTTTTTTGGTGAAGTTTAAGTTCGCCAAAGCTGGTGAATGAAGATCCTGTGGATACAGATGAGTGTCGGATGTACGCGAGGGACTCCATCTGAAATGTGGACATCCGAAAGAGCCGATAATCAAAGAAGAGAAGAAGTTGAAGAGATGTGACATCTTCTGAGGTAGAAAGAGGAACTTGTGctgtaaaatttaattgatCCAATATTCCGTCTCCATTAGTATCCGTTTCTATAGATGTAACAAGTGGAATTCTTAAGTTGTCTTGGACAATATTGTTAAAGTTGCTGTAGGTGCTCCATGCAAGAAATTCCCCAGGTTGTTGGGTGTCTACAATCAATAAAACCTGCTTTTTGAACCTCACAGAAGGCTGTTCTTCATACGTGTTGGTGGTCATCCAAAAACCTTGACTTCTGTATGCTATTAGCAGAGGTGGAATAAATGTCAGCACCAAGgagcataatatatatagcgCAGCTTTAGAACAAATGCTAGTCTTGTATCGGTTCACTATTGGTATTGAATACACTTCAAACACAGCCATGGCGTAAAACCCTAAATCCTGCatgtaaaacacaatttaatttataatggAAGGCGCAAATAAATACATCAATAAAATTGTTGGCATTAGCAGAGTAAATGGCAGTTAATTTGTAATCCAATGAAATGCTTATCTCATTTTACCATAATGCTTAAAATCACGCTTAGACATTTTGCTGCGTATTCcttgcatatttttttctataacttCCCGAAATGTGAAAAAGTTTTCGTTTTCTTCTTCTATCCTTCTCTCTTCATCATACATCGCTTGCAACATTTCCGCATCTACAGGAAGTGCCTTCACCGGCATCACAACTGCCAAACTGTTCAGTAATGGGTAAATTTCGGTAAACTCAGCCTTTCCCCCAATTTCTAGTATGATTTGTCGACTTTTAACAGGTGTAACATAGTGGTCAATTTTTCCTTTACCCCCTCCCATGACAGCTTGTAAAGGATGTTTAGTTACTGCATGGTAAGGAGCCGGGATTCTCCATTTTGCAAACAAAGGCTTCTTCTTAATAAACTTGTTCACTCTCTGCATCATAAAGTTAAAGTTTCCAATTTTGAAGAAGCCTCCACTTAAGGCAACTACTCCGTATTGACCATATTTCAACTGAGCATCTTCTCCAAAGCAGCAACCTCTTATCAAGTACATCTTTTTTCTGCGATCTTTTGGAGGAACATCTGGCTGCTTTGCAACTAAGGGTAACGCTCTCTCTGTCTCCGGAACATCAATGTTTTCATACATAGAAGGGATCCGGCAATCTTCCTGCGTCCATCTTATATTACGATGTAAAAATCGTTTACCTATGGTTTGTAGTAAATCTAGTTGTGTTCTTACTGGCAACATTGTAATAAACCTTAATAGACAGAAAACCAAACAGAAGAAATTAAAAGGCAATTGTTCTTTGCTGAAATTTGTGTGGCTTTGACATGAACATTCACCACAAAcgtataaaaaacaaataaacaatcttTTGCTCTACGGCAACAACCGACACATTTTTGAAATGTGCGCCACAAGTGGTCAATTTAGAAAGTAGAAATActacaatgaatgaatgaatgaatgaatgaatgaatgaaacttactttatcctcgcgtggccggcgTGGCCGGATGGCTCGCGTGNNNNNNNNNNNNNNNNNNNNNNNNNNNNNNNNNNNNNNNNNNNNNNNNNNNNNNNNNNNNNNNNNNNNNNNNNNNNNNNNNNNNNNNNNNNNNNNNNNNNNNNNNNNNNNNNNNNNNNNNNNNNNNNNNNNNNNNNNNNNNNNNNNNNNNNNNNNNNNNNNNNNNNNNNNNNNNNNNNNNNNNNNNNNNNNNNNNNNNNNNNNNNNNNNNNNNNNNNNNNNNNNNNNNNNNNNNNNNNNNNNNNNNNNNNNNNNNNNNNNNNNNNNNNNNNNNNNNNNNNNNNNNNNNNNNNNNNNNNNNNNNNNNNNNNNNNNNNNNNNNNNNNNNNNNNNNNNNNNNNNNNNNNNNNNNNNNNNNNNNNNNNNNNNNNNNNNNNNNNNNNNNNNNNNNNNNNNNNNNNNNNNNNNNNNNNNNNNNNNNNNNNNNNNNNNNNNNNNNNNNNNNNNNNNNNNNNNNNNNNNNNNNNNNNNNNNNNNNNNNNNNNNNNNNNNNNNNNNNNNNNNNNNNNNNNNNNNNNNNNNNNNNNNNNNNNNNNNNNNNNNNNNNNaaggacacatacgcccacaatggtagcagcgacgagccttgatccaattacctctgggttagaggcaggcgcgctaaccactacgccacggcgccggacagtatttaatttttttagaaactgcCACCATAGAGaactaatatatattagttCTCTATGCTGCCACCATAGATAGTTAGATACCCTAATTCGTAGTCCAGCATGCTGCAACGCCgactttacaaattttaaaaagtaacccTTCTGAAAAAGATTTTAACACTAAATGGGTTGTAACTAAATGCAGTcacatttgtttgtttttttctggcaAAGACCTGCTAAGTCTAATAAATACctacagaaacaaaaaatataacgcGCATTTCCATTCTCAGTCAAAGAGAGAACTAATATGCACTCTCTCTCTTGCAAGAATCACGTGACCGCAAGGCAATcacgtttactattgtagccAATGGAATCCAGAGCGTTTAATGTAGTTattcttcgtttttttcacttaatttaaagttatagagaaaaataactattaccaaatatatatatatgtttctaACAAACTGTTggtttaaacgtttttaattatatttattaaacatttaaaattcttGAACAAGCGCTAAAGTCTAATCGTTTACCtaacaaataactaaactggcccaATTTACTAGAATATTTGgcgtagtttaaaaaaacagttaatcTTCCTAAAACTATTGTGCGCCTATcctttacaatggagaccaagggAAATAGGATCGGacttggcggtcacgtgattagaaaaaaatgcatcacggttgcgcgttctactttttatttctgtgcgtATGTCAGGTAtagtaaaaattaaagttcGTATATAAACAATGTATAAAACGTACGCTTTGtctatatatatggtatatatgaACAGTTTTATATTCGGAATCTGGTGAAAGTGGTTCATAATGACCCGGCACTAATGTACGTTTTGTTTCtcaccaaatgtgacgagaaaattgactgaaaacacgtcccatcttaccccaccataatATATCTTGTTGTCGATTCTTTACTAGAGAATGCTTTGGGTATAAGCATGACTCATGTCAAGGTGGCGGTATTCACTTGCGTGACGCAATTTGCTCGCTCGCTGAGCACAAAATATGGAATTAACCTACTTGTACTTTTGTGTGCcactttaatttgaaaataataactaaatcGATACTAATTACATTGTCGGATTTAAATCAATGATTGTAACGATAGTCGCAAATGACAAAAAAGCCTGAAATGAGCAGAAATGTTTATACCGccaaaagaaataaaaaacttacaacaTTTCTATAGACATTACGAAGATTTTGAGTCGGGCGCAAGTAGTTTACGTTTACACGGTCTGGTGAACCGCACATTCACAAATAGTAGTGCTCATCGATGTTTGGAAACCTTTACGTAAGACAAATCAAACCACTGCTTGTCGACAGCTTAAAACTGCAAAAGGTGGCGCATGACGTCAACTTAGAACATGGGATTTCCATGTCAGTAATCACGTAGATGTTGAGCCACACACGGTTGATCGGTGGTTAAGGCTTTAAAAACATGCCATGACGTAATCCACTGcgttggtaaatatttttgttttaagtcaTGCAACGTTCAGGTGGGCTCTGCCTCGTTGTAATCGCAATGTGTATTTAAACCGACAGTGTATGTTGCGTGTGTGGTACACATTGAATTCCTGGAAACGCTGAAATGATCTacataaaaactaatgtttgtGCACAGTTTACGCTATTTCGCTCTCAGAAAGATTATAAGACACAATATAGAGCGTACTTAAATGCAAagaatttaatctaaaaaacTCCAAGATAAGGCTGAGTATGGACGCGCCAGGTTTTAgtagcaaaacaacaaagcGTCAAAGCCACTCCTTGGTTTCCTAAcgaaaaaaagtgttttattttaaaagataaaaaaatacgtCGGCCCAACGAATTATTGTTACTATTTACTGATTACTAAACGACGGGTAAACCAAGTGACTTAAATTCAACGGCTAATGTGCAACTAAACTTCAATAAAACCCTTGGCACCTCCACCTATGTATTTTTGGTTGAAATCAGAGTGCGAACTCAACAAATAACAGCGTAAACAATGTGCTGGGAGCAGTTTACGaacaacatttttgttattCAAATCAAGAAACATTACGACcagcatattttttataacatgttgTGTTACGTATAGGCGTAGTTGTACCAGCATTAAATAAAGAATGTGTAAAATGCAATGAACATTTGGTTTGACAGCTTTCCGTAATGCGTTGCAATAAAGGCTTATGCATTTTTATACCAACTCCCACTGTTTTTATGGAGTTTGCCGCAGAACTTTTACCACAGCAAACATGAACGGCGGGTCAAAAGTAGTCAACCAATCAAAAGTTTCCATAGTAATTTCAATCTTTCCCGTGGGAAATACATTCTCAAGGTCGACACAGTTGGTGCTGCTACTATTAATTTAACGCCTGCGGTCCCCGGGAGACAATCAATGCTCTAAACGATTTTGACGTACAAGAACGTTAAGATTAAGCAAGCCATCGATTGTATCTTACCAGGATGTCGTAGTAAAGCTTAAGTTCCACTTACAATCAATGAGCGATGTATTGTATTCCGAATGTGCGCTAAATAGAAAATCAAAACGGCTGAGTTTGGCGGCACGACTGCAAGAAAGCACCATCGCCACCGAAACACTAACACAGCAAATTTATACGATCCAAGTGATGACCGAAAAGCGGGTGAAAAAAGCGAGATACAGTGAAATAATATAAGGAGGCATC
This window harbors:
- the LOC100180433 gene encoding uncharacterized protein LOC100180433 isoform X5 — its product is MMEAISEHGSDSLQNSEFDSLGPSPTRNGSEKGNAPKVPKRRSTMKRVASRIQRATSSSSLWGQNNSPVTVDIPTDGEVFQSVVETDGIFKSKEKSKKVAPEIKLTTAADASPTNVVSPKKKSRKGTMTNKMNPFGQRMRRSKSVIEETTIAHQQIAVPIISDELNYQEIAEELKQNELEVNEDRKRAPTQSWVMEVEYGKADIDSVEYGHDIIIQEIESGFFLGPVLRAVYEGNDHAKFLDRLDCRIKQHDRDIERMCNFHYQGFIESITELINVRSDAERLKNQTLIINKELQESGKEVARKSDDLIQCQLQQRNVASAIEKLSMCLPVLQMYAKMCEQMKAGRYYSALKTLEQLEHTHLPLIFQYRFCEIMKNNIPKIREEIKDVSMKELKDFLESVRKNSDKIGMVAMKQVEKERGVHLVSNQQSDKSVSEDESPAEADLPAYDYKDRLRQQKLAQNKLSNVVNGESKWTTANVNQSASPKPQRKLNPFEDISDGEDDKDERNPFENSNPFSTSDNPVDTNPFSVEEHVPLVKPRAGTYVNHSLVDEFTTGADMNSENDGKYEAVNPFLTVNQESGNPFLIDQSLSNGAVVTEQTKTESHSNPLEDTENVENFALVIVDKNANGGNPFKIEKSDENPFETEGSVHNPFSGSSNSHNPFETKSGIENVVDKEEKVINPFKTNEPTVKELKTKVEFNAHTTDTEDSNPFLQTENIVNQTEHTDKVDKPISMVTDTDVKEMMADIPPPSVKAPPRRRKKRALIFPPGHEKQENSTENQEQTNPQNGDLKSAHPESHEVQVTTETSKTEEFPPAENKQKLSLKNQQHLPDESCHGNGNDIQHLSSAEVFESDNVNLSHTDDGNQKEYEFVKQGENGVPVYDLRHKEIQEKRAKLTEDMLSPKWRKINEWNMPRIYQVCDARRSIS
- the LOC100180433 gene encoding exocyst complex component 6 isoform X1 translates to MMEAISEHGSDSLQNSEFDSLGPSPTRNGSEKGNAPKVPKRRSTMKRVASRIQRATSSSSLWGQNNSPVTVDIPTDGEVFQSVVETDGIFKSKEKSKKVAPEIKLTTAADASPTNVVSPKKKSRKGTMTNKMNPFGQRMRRSKSVIEETTIAHQQIAVPIISDELNYQEIAEELKQNELEVNEDRKRAPTQSWVMEVEYGKADIDSVEYGHDIIIQEIESGFFLGPVLRAVYEGNDHAKFLDRLDCRIKQHDRDIERMCNFHYQGFIESITELINVRSDAERLKNQTLIINKELQESGKEVARKSDDLIQCQLQQRNVASAIEKLSMCLPVLQMYAKMCEQMKAGRYYSALKTLEQLEHTHLPLIFQYRFCEIMKNNIPKIREEIKDVSMKELKDFLESVRKNSDKIGMVAMKQVEKERGVHLVSNQQSDKSVSEDESPAEADLPAYDYKDRLRQQKLAQNKLSNVVNGESKWTTANVNQSASPKPQRKLNPFEDISDGEDDKDERNPFENSNPFSTSDNPVDTNPFSVEEHVPLVKPRAGTYVNHSLVDEFTTGADMNSENDGKYEDLSASDLVDFSPVYKCLHIFGLVGAQAQFETYYRTQRKNQARLVLEPPATLQDNPEAFAQYFYQIVGFFVVEDHVLHTATNLISRQVMDDLWEMALSKLVAVLQTDSGYCSDAVSMMKVKNLIVIFADTLKAYGFSVGRLFGLLMEMRDSYGEILLKHWSKKFSDIFDEDNYTAMVLEDNGEVQALFETFPYESPGFENEKFPRKLPFSLFVPRIFTEMKRFILSCLKYCEDLHLSSTEVDDMIRKSTNLLLTRTLASSLQTLVQKPSLGLTELVQIIVNTTHLENSCHHIEDFVHSITGVRVGSAHSAKLVGVSTFKDARNGTEAQIYSKLNSKIDEFFELAEYDWGVKEPQGRASRYLLDLIAFLQHNFEVFTNLPSKVAQTACMSACRHISSSLMELIVDKDIKIVTMAALQQFNLDVMQCELFANSEPVPGFRDGALQMSFVELRQLLDLFLSWDWSSYLADYGSGSSKYLRVSPGTALALLEKIKEERGHRNIFTSLSKQEREKKKLLETVVRQLRGIVNDWSLLCVPHRKLTPKKRRGLFRM
- the LOC100180433 gene encoding exocyst complex component 6 isoform X2, with the translated sequence MMEAISEHGSDSLQNSEFDSLGPSPTRNGSEKGNAPKVPKRRSTMKRVASRIQRATSSSSLWGQNNSPVTVDIPTDGEVFQSVVETDGIFKSKEKSKKVAPEIKLTTAADASPTNVVSPKKKSRKGTMTNKMNPFGQRMRRSKSVIEETTIAHQQIAVPIISDELNYQEIAEELKQNELEVNEDRKRAPTQSWVMEVEYGKADIDSVEYGHDIIIQEIESGFFLGPVLRAVYEGNDHAKFLDRLDCRIKQHDRDIERMCNFHYQGFIESITELINVRSDAERLKNQTLIINKELQESGKEVARKSDDLIQCQLQQRNVASAIEKLSMCLPVLQMYAKMCEQMKAGRYYSALKTLEQLEHTHLPLIFQYRFCEIMKNNIPKIREEIKDVSMKELKDFLESVRKNSDKIGMVAMKQVEKERGVHLVSNQQSDKSVSEDESPAEADLPAYDYKDRLRQQKLAQNKLSNVVNGESKWTTANVNQSASPKPQRKLNPFEDISDGEDDKDERNPFENSNPFSTSDNPVDTNPFSVEEHVPLVKPRAGTYVNHSLVDEFTTGADMNSENDGKYEDLSASDLVDFSPVYKCLHIFGLVGAQAQFETYYRTQRKNQARLVLEPPATLQDNPEAFAQYFYQIVGFFVVEDHVLHTATNLISRQVMDDLWEMALSKLVAVLQTDSGYCSDAVSMMKVKNLIVIFADTLKAYGFSVGRLFGLLMEMRDSYGEILLKHWSKKFSDIFDEDNYTAMVLEDNGEVQALFETFPYESPGFENEKFPRKLPFSLFVPRIFTEMKRFILSCLKYCEDLHLSSTEVDDMIRKSTNLLLTRTLASSLQTLVQKPSLGLTELVQIIVNTTHLENSCHHIEDFVHSITGVRVGSAHSAKLVGVSTFKDARNGTEAQIYSKLNSKIDEFFELAEYDWGVKEPQGRASRYLLDLIAFLQHNFEVFTNLPSKVAQTACMSACRHISSSLMELIVDKDIKIVTMAALQQFNLDVMQCELFANSEPVPGFRDGALQMSFVELRQLLDLFLSWDWSSYLADYGSGSSKYLRVSPGTALALLEKIKEERGHRNIFTSLSKQEREKKKLLETVVRQLRGIVNGQMTSTPRKRSRFLSASKS